CTGGCGGCATGGGGGATGTGCTGACCGGCGTGATCGCCGGCCTGCGGGCGCAAGGGCTGATATCGCCTGTGGCGGCGCGTCTCGGTGTGTGGGCGCATGCATCAGCTGGGGATGACGCCGCCCACTCAGGTGAAATCGGCGTTCTGGCCTCAGACCTGCTGCCCCATATCCGCACTCGCCTCAATCGCCTGGTAAGACATGCCGACCATTGAACGGGAGGCATCATCGGTGGCGGAAATGGAGGCGCTGGGGGCAAAACTCGCCACCGAGGTGGGAAAGGTACACCTCGTTAACATCCACGGCCCATTAGGTGCTGGCAAAACTACGCTGGTGCGTGGGATGTTGCGCGGCCTGGGTCATGCGGGCGCGGTCAAGAGTCCGACATTCACGCTCGTCGAACCTTACGATTTCGGCAATCTCCACTTCTATCATTTCGATCTTTACCGTTTGAACGACCCAGGCGAGCTGGAATTTCTTGGCCT
This sequence is a window from Sulfuricaulis sp.. Protein-coding genes within it:
- the tsaE gene encoding tRNA (adenosine(37)-N6)-threonylcarbamoyltransferase complex ATPase subunit type 1 TsaE, which encodes MPTIEREASSVAEMEALGAKLATEVGKVHLVNIHGPLGAGKTTLVRGMLRGLGHAGAVKSPTFTLVEPYDFGNLHFYHFDLYRLNDPGELEFLGLRDYLDGKGVCVVEWAERAQGVLPSPDVDIMIEPTETGRMVRITTLTPQGDIWLETLA